From the Musa acuminata AAA Group cultivar baxijiao chromosome BXJ3-7, Cavendish_Baxijiao_AAA, whole genome shotgun sequence genome, one window contains:
- the LOC135642979 gene encoding pathogenesis-related protein 5-like produces MEVLHPLWMKSLFLFAALVASRRQERSFAFLTASFSAPPGWSGPDASGPAPAAPSPPSPPPAPVTLATAAAPSAAPPPVTLAEFTLAGSSSGDQDFYDVSLVDGYNVGVGVRPSSAAATAGTRGARRMAGATAAYSYAYDDVTSTITCAAGTAVYVVTFCPSYADFKS; encoded by the exons ATGGAGGTTCTTCATCCTCTTTGGATGAAGTCCCTCTTCCTCTTCG cGGCGTTAGTCGctagccgaaggcaagagcgaagcttcgcttttcttacCGCCTCCTTctcggcaccgcctggctggtccGGTCCGGACGCTTCTGGCCCCGCACCGGCTGCGCCTTCGCCCCCTTCTCCGCCTCCGGCACCTGTGACACTGGCGACTGCGGCGGCGCCCTCCGCTGCACCACCGCCCGTCACCCTGGCCGAGTTCACCCTCGCTGGATCCTCATCCGGCGACCAGGACTTCTACGACGTGAGCCTCGTCGACGGGTACAACGTCGGCGTTGGGGTGCGCCCATCGTCGGCGGCGGCAACTGCCGGTACACGGGGTGCGCGGCGGATGGCGGGTGCGACGGCGGCCTACAGCTACGCCTACGACGACGTGACGAGCACGATCACCTGCGCCGCCGGCACGGCCGTCTACGTCGTCACCTTCTGTCCCTCCTACGCCGACTTCAAGAGTTGA